A region from the Aquimarina sp. ERC-38 genome encodes:
- the msrA gene encoding peptide-methionine (S)-S-oxide reductase MsrA translates to MSEKIETAVLAGGCFWCTEAVFQRLKGVQSVVSGYTGGNIKNPAYREITTGRTGHAEAISITYDANQISFTELLEVFFATHDPTTLNQQGADRGTQYRSAIFFGNIEQKQLAEEFIQDLEDQKVFDKPIVTEVTPLGPFYKAEDYHQNYYNQNSSQGYCQFVINPKINKLTNKFTAKLKETA, encoded by the coding sequence ATGAGTGAAAAAATAGAAACTGCAGTTTTAGCCGGAGGCTGTTTCTGGTGTACTGAGGCAGTTTTTCAACGTTTAAAAGGAGTACAAAGTGTGGTTTCGGGATATACTGGTGGAAATATTAAAAACCCGGCATATCGGGAAATTACTACGGGTAGAACCGGACATGCTGAAGCTATCTCAATAACCTATGATGCAAATCAGATATCATTTACGGAGTTATTAGAGGTTTTTTTTGCCACCCATGATCCCACGACCCTCAACCAACAAGGTGCGGATCGAGGTACTCAATACCGCAGTGCCATATTCTTTGGGAATATTGAACAAAAGCAGTTAGCAGAAGAATTTATACAGGATCTAGAAGATCAAAAGGTATTTGATAAACCTATCGTCACCGAAGTTACTCCACTCGGACCTTTTTACAAGGCAGAAGATTATCATCAGAACTACTATAACCAAAATAGTAGTCAGGGATATTGTCAGTTTGTAATCAATCCGAAAATAAATAAGTTGACTAATAAATTTACCGCCAAACTAAAAGAAACTGCTTAA
- a CDS encoding porin family protein produces MKKIILVTLVFISCTHLAQAQDLKFGVKGGLNFAQINVDDGEFGPDTESKTGYHIGLVSQFSLLGMFAVQPELLYSAQGAKDFDLDYLNIPILFKYKVAGIVSIEAGPQFGFLVNDNIADDFTNPELENFDLSGAIGAGVEFSDFFAQIRYNFGLSDSVEGVDSKNNIFQVSVGYYIF; encoded by the coding sequence ATGAAAAAAATTATTTTAGTTACGTTGGTTTTTATAAGCTGCACCCATCTTGCGCAAGCACAAGACCTTAAATTTGGGGTAAAAGGCGGATTAAACTTTGCACAGATTAATGTGGATGATGGTGAATTTGGACCTGATACTGAATCAAAAACCGGATATCACATCGGGTTGGTAAGTCAATTTTCTTTGTTGGGTATGTTTGCGGTACAACCTGAATTATTATATTCTGCACAAGGGGCAAAAGACTTTGATCTGGATTACTTAAATATTCCTATTCTTTTTAAATACAAAGTAGCCGGAATTGTAAGTATAGAAGCTGGTCCCCAATTTGGATTTTTAGTAAATGATAATATTGCTGATGACTTTACTAATCCCGAATTAGAAAACTTTGACCTTAGCGGTGCTATTGGAGCGGGAGTTGAATTTTCGGACTTTTTTGCTCAGATCCGATACAATTTCGGATTAAGTGATTCCGTAGAAGGTGTGGATTCAAAAAATAATATTTTTCAGGTTTCTGTAGGTTATTATATATTTTAG
- a CDS encoding sensor histidine kinase — MIIPTEPIHEDLRLNALDSLHILDTPPETEFDEITELAAHLCDVKISLICLVDRHRQWVKSRYGLEVSELPKEHSFCAHNILHPEEPLIVHDATRDERFKRNSFVTGEEEIKFYVGIPLIDKNGFALGTLCVLDSETKILSKRQLESLHSLAHQVVILFELNSKNKDLERMQLELEKKNESLKEFARVISHDLKMPLANVITTSDLLKLKLGDRLDEESKEYFGYIKESSFSMSSYINDILDHYESDSLTQVGAEYFKLNDVLKDILILLAVKQDMHTRCPQSDPTLYCNKSALKQIFFNLIGNSIKYNDKDTIRLDIQFTEDFQNYYFRVTDNGMGIPKDKIDTIFELFKTANTTDRNGNKGNGIGLSTVKKLVENLGGTISVSSIPGEKTVFDFSMLKIKDF, encoded by the coding sequence ATGATTATACCAACTGAACCTATCCATGAAGATTTACGATTAAATGCGCTTGACTCCTTGCACATTTTAGATACTCCTCCGGAAACTGAATTTGACGAGATTACAGAACTGGCAGCTCACTTATGTGATGTAAAAATTTCTTTGATCTGTTTAGTAGATCGGCATCGTCAATGGGTGAAGTCCAGGTATGGTTTGGAAGTCAGTGAACTCCCTAAAGAACATTCTTTTTGTGCACATAATATTTTACACCCAGAGGAACCTTTAATCGTTCATGATGCAACAAGGGATGAACGTTTTAAAAGAAATTCCTTTGTTACCGGAGAAGAGGAAATCAAGTTTTATGTAGGAATCCCTTTAATAGATAAAAATGGATTTGCATTAGGTACGCTGTGTGTACTTGACTCCGAAACTAAAATTCTGTCTAAAAGACAACTGGAATCATTACATTCGTTAGCGCATCAAGTCGTTATTTTATTTGAATTAAATAGTAAAAATAAGGATCTGGAAAGGATGCAACTGGAACTTGAAAAGAAAAACGAATCTTTAAAAGAGTTTGCCAGGGTCATTTCTCATGACCTTAAAATGCCGTTAGCTAATGTAATTACCACTTCTGATTTGTTAAAGTTAAAATTAGGTGACCGATTAGATGAAGAAAGTAAGGAGTACTTCGGGTATATTAAAGAATCTTCTTTTTCTATGAGTAGTTACATCAACGATATCCTCGATCATTATGAAAGTGATAGTCTGACTCAGGTAGGTGCGGAATATTTTAAGCTGAATGATGTTTTAAAAGATATTTTGATTCTGCTTGCGGTAAAGCAGGATATGCATACCCGTTGCCCTCAATCTGACCCGACTTTATACTGCAACAAGTCTGCTTTAAAACAGATCTTTTTTAATCTTATTGGAAATAGTATTAAATATAATGATAAAGATACCATTCGATTAGATATTCAGTTTACCGAAGATTTTCAGAATTATTACTTTAGGGTTACTGATAATGGTATGGGCATCCCAAAAGATAAAATTGATACGATTTTTGAATTATTTAAAACCGCAAATACTACAGATAGAAACGGAAATAAAGGAAACGGTATTGGTTTATCGACGGTTAAGAAGTTAGTCGAAAATCTAGGTGGAACCATTTCAGTTTCATCAATTCCCGGAGAAAAAACGGTTTTTGATTTTTCTATGTTAAAGATTAAGGATTTTTAA
- a CDS encoding alpha/beta hydrolase, with protein sequence MQTKELSLYHIIKEPVRKNPNTPTLILLHGYGSNEEDLFSFASELPEELFVISVRAPYPMQPFGNAWYAIYFDNTNGKFSDDQQAIESRDKIAGFIDEVVTAYEVDPKNISLLGFSQGTILSYAVALSYPEKVKNVVALSGYLNEDILKEGYKQNDFSKLNIYCSHGSVDQVIPIDWARKAPVTLKELGIDTKLNEFPVGHGVDPRNFHQLKEWIIDHI encoded by the coding sequence ATGCAAACTAAAGAATTATCACTTTATCATATTATTAAAGAACCTGTTCGTAAAAATCCGAATACTCCTACCCTCATTTTATTGCATGGATACGGTAGTAATGAAGAAGATTTATTTTCATTTGCTTCGGAGTTACCGGAGGAGTTATTTGTGATTTCGGTTAGGGCTCCCTACCCTATGCAACCTTTTGGTAATGCGTGGTATGCTATTTATTTTGACAATACCAACGGAAAATTTAGCGACGATCAGCAAGCCATCGAATCAAGGGATAAAATTGCTGGTTTTATTGATGAAGTCGTTACCGCTTATGAGGTAGATCCAAAAAATATTAGCCTTTTGGGTTTTAGTCAAGGTACAATCTTAAGTTATGCCGTGGCACTTTCTTATCCCGAAAAAGTTAAAAATGTAGTGGCACTCAGCGGGTATTTAAATGAAGATATTCTAAAAGAAGGCTATAAGCAAAATGATTTCTCTAAGTTAAATATTTACTGCTCTCACGGATCGGTGGATCAGGTAATTCCGATTGACTGGGCACGTAAAGCTCCGGTTACCTTGAAGGAACTAGGTATAGATACCAAGCTAAACGAATTCCCTGTAGGGCATGGTGTGGATCCTAGGAATTTCCATCAACTTAAGGAATGGATTATAGATCATATATAA
- a CDS encoding cytochrome-c peroxidase — MKNHKGLIKEGSIYIALFLLLCQIGCKKQEKLEEVPVTTLLQNQLVADLGTAEDYLDSISLYPENAKDYYYQSRMLFKKTEPLLSFLDIDNYTFLNQPNILKIEEEDKTDIKMINPSGYQVLEETLYDETATPEEVEKHAKLTAKRLALVADNISLDHLKEYHLLWMIRKSFVQVALTGITGFDSPVLENSLTEAQEVYQSLETYLSLLKSNFTNEELYQDWIAEIKATKEALQGEFNSFDRYYFIKEHTHAQLKLWNRTVKDWNVSFPFTLAIQNDATSLFGQDTFNKSFFAERQTGTSSPEKIALGKKLFYDTNLSTSKNISCATCHQPELAFTDGLKISKGLTRNSPTLLYAGLQQAFFYDKRAGSLEGQIMSVVANEQEFHTDLETLEKTVIRDDSYQEVYKKVYGDTKVSQHQLRNAIATYIRDLAPFNSKLDRNMRGEENSLSQREINGFNVFHGKGKCATCHFPPLYNGTVPPNYKETEMELIGVPKESDTVNAVISPDLGRYYVFETEERKHFFKTPTVRNSEKTAPYMHNGVYTTLEEVVTFYKKGGGAGIGIDQPYQTLPPDPLALTAKEEEDLILFMKTLTD; from the coding sequence ATGAAAAATCATAAAGGTCTTATAAAAGAGGGCAGTATTTATATTGCCCTCTTTTTACTTTTATGCCAAATCGGTTGTAAAAAGCAAGAGAAATTAGAGGAAGTTCCGGTAACTACCCTACTACAAAACCAGCTGGTTGCTGATCTTGGTACGGCAGAAGATTACCTGGACAGTATTAGCTTGTATCCTGAGAATGCTAAAGACTATTATTATCAGTCCCGAATGCTTTTTAAAAAAACAGAACCACTCCTGTCATTTCTGGATATTGATAATTATACTTTTTTAAATCAACCCAATATTTTAAAAATAGAGGAAGAGGATAAAACGGATATTAAGATGATCAACCCGAGCGGATACCAGGTATTAGAAGAAACGCTCTACGATGAGACGGCAACACCTGAAGAGGTTGAAAAACATGCAAAATTAACCGCAAAACGATTAGCCCTGGTAGCCGATAATATATCGCTAGATCATTTAAAGGAATATCATTTACTCTGGATGATACGTAAGTCATTTGTTCAAGTAGCATTAACAGGGATTACCGGTTTTGATTCCCCGGTTTTAGAAAATTCGCTTACCGAAGCACAAGAAGTATATCAAAGCCTAGAAACCTATCTTTCTTTATTAAAATCAAACTTTACTAATGAAGAATTGTACCAGGATTGGATCGCTGAAATTAAGGCTACAAAGGAGGCGCTTCAAGGTGAGTTTAACAGTTTTGACCGCTATTATTTTATCAAAGAACATACCCATGCACAATTGAAGCTTTGGAACCGTACTGTGAAGGACTGGAACGTAAGCTTTCCGTTTACACTGGCAATCCAAAATGATGCTACTTCCCTTTTTGGACAAGATACCTTTAACAAATCTTTTTTTGCCGAAAGACAAACAGGTACTTCATCTCCGGAGAAAATTGCATTAGGTAAAAAGCTATTTTATGATACCAATCTTTCCACTTCAAAAAATATAAGTTGTGCTACCTGCCATCAACCGGAACTTGCTTTTACGGACGGCTTAAAGATTAGTAAAGGATTGACCCGTAATAGTCCTACGCTGTTATATGCCGGATTACAACAAGCTTTTTTCTACGATAAACGTGCCGGAAGCCTGGAAGGGCAAATTATGTCTGTAGTAGCTAATGAACAAGAGTTTCATACGGATTTGGAAACTTTAGAAAAAACAGTTATCCGGGACGATTCGTATCAAGAGGTGTATAAAAAAGTATACGGAGATACTAAGGTAAGTCAGCATCAATTACGTAATGCTATTGCTACTTACATCAGGGATTTGGCTCCTTTTAATTCCAAACTGGATCGAAATATGAGAGGTGAAGAAAATTCTCTTAGTCAAAGGGAAATTAACGGGTTTAATGTTTTTCACGGAAAAGGAAAATGCGCTACCTGTCACTTCCCTCCTCTTTATAACGGAACGGTTCCACCCAACTATAAAGAAACGGAGATGGAATTAATCGGAGTACCTAAAGAAAGTGATACTGTAAACGCGGTAATCAGTCCGGACCTGGGCAGGTATTACGTTTTTGAAACCGAAGAACGAAAACATTTTTTTAAAACACCTACTGTGAGAAACTCTGAAAAAACCGCACCGTATATGCATAACGGGGTATATACCACACTGGAAGAGGTAGTAACTTTCTATAAAAAAGGCGGAGGGGCCGGAATTGGTATTGATCAACCTTATCAAACCTTGCCTCCCGATCCACTTGCCTTAACCGCAAAAGAAGAAGAAGATTTAATATTATTTATGAAAACACTAACAGATTAA
- a CDS encoding ABC transporter ATP-binding protein: protein MIKATNIHKHYGDLHVLKGVDIEIHKSEIVSIVGASGAGKTTLLQILGTLDEVDKKKDSSLLINEVEIAKLSAKQLAGFRNEQLGFIFQFHQLLPEFTALENVCIPAFIKKVPKQEAKEKAEELLAYLGLSHRLNHKPKEMSGGEQQRTAVARALINNPKVIFADEPSGNLDSESAENLHQLFFDLRDKFGQTFVIITHNKELAAMADRKLTMVDGMIAS from the coding sequence ATGATTAAAGCTACTAATATCCATAAACATTACGGGGACCTTCATGTTTTAAAAGGGGTGGATATAGAAATTCATAAAAGCGAAATCGTCTCTATCGTAGGTGCGTCAGGGGCAGGAAAAACTACTTTGTTACAGATATTGGGTACCCTGGACGAAGTGGATAAGAAGAAAGATTCGTCTCTGCTCATCAACGAGGTAGAAATAGCTAAATTATCGGCCAAACAATTAGCAGGGTTTCGTAATGAACAATTGGGTTTTATTTTTCAATTTCATCAACTACTTCCGGAATTTACGGCTTTGGAAAATGTTTGTATTCCTGCATTTATTAAAAAGGTACCCAAGCAGGAAGCTAAGGAAAAAGCTGAAGAATTGCTAGCTTATTTAGGGTTATCGCATCGCCTGAATCATAAACCCAAAGAAATGTCGGGGGGAGAACAGCAACGTACCGCAGTAGCACGAGCCTTAATTAATAACCCAAAAGTAATTTTTGCCGACGAACCTTCCGGTAACCTGGATAGTGAATCTGCTGAAAATTTACATCAATTATTTTTTGACCTTAGAGATAAGTTTGGACAAACTTTTGTAATTATTACTCATAATAAAGAACTGGCAGCTATGGCAGACCGTAAGCTTACTATGGTTGACGGAATGATTGCTTCTTAG
- a CDS encoding alkaline phosphatase PhoX yields MNYLKCLLVAGICTGIFSCQDDDGISNPPKGSEVEFKNHSKSPVVLKKFPEFEDIKIYNILSSEDTYIPDFVYGSMADGAGLLTNQDGTFTLINNLEADYSIARIELDKTFRPVKGEYILNAVATAETAQCSGSMITRKEHGFGPLYLSGGEWGGNSKGVFATFPFKDANDASTPRMLPAMGQWSTENAVAIGKNAYPDKTVVFIGDDNSDNEIPSGQLGMYVGRRGDLVNGKLYGLKVTSPGVTYEMDMEEGTSYDMEFVELTERNIDLLDAEAKEKGVMGFSRLEDVDWRRGTADQNREVYFAVTGRDKPGLIGKGTRSGRIYKVELNDNDPSAAGKITCVLDGDKIGGKAIEFHSPDNILVTENYAYIQEDPNGIQDFKPEAAHYSRLYQYNLNTRALKTVLECDQIAAAAAGYGTEDRIWEITGMIDISEETGVDKSFLLMTQNHGWEREDEVPFTDPNANPNLADSRAEGSMMFVIQGLDR; encoded by the coding sequence ATGAATTATTTGAAATGTTTGCTTGTCGCCGGAATCTGTACCGGTATTTTTTCCTGTCAGGATGATGATGGTATTAGTAATCCGCCTAAGGGATCTGAGGTTGAATTTAAAAACCATTCCAAATCGCCAGTTGTACTAAAAAAGTTTCCTGAATTTGAAGATATTAAAATTTACAATATCCTTTCTTCAGAAGATACTTACATTCCTGATTTTGTATACGGATCTATGGCAGATGGTGCCGGACTATTAACTAATCAGGATGGTACTTTTACGCTTATCAACAATCTGGAAGCTGATTATTCTATTGCTCGTATTGAACTGGATAAAACCTTTAGACCGGTAAAAGGAGAATATATTTTAAATGCAGTAGCTACGGCAGAAACTGCGCAATGTTCAGGTTCAATGATTACCCGTAAAGAACACGGTTTTGGACCACTTTACCTTTCTGGTGGCGAATGGGGTGGAAATTCCAAAGGTGTTTTTGCTACTTTTCCATTTAAAGATGCAAATGACGCCTCTACTCCCAGAATGTTGCCCGCTATGGGACAATGGTCTACTGAAAATGCGGTTGCTATCGGTAAAAATGCCTATCCGGATAAAACTGTAGTTTTTATTGGAGATGATAATAGTGATAATGAAATCCCTTCCGGACAATTAGGAATGTACGTAGGACGACGTGGTGACCTGGTTAACGGAAAACTATACGGTTTAAAAGTGACTTCGCCAGGAGTGACTTATGAAATGGATATGGAAGAAGGTACTTCTTATGATATGGAATTTGTAGAGCTTACGGAAAGAAATATAGACTTATTGGATGCTGAAGCCAAGGAAAAAGGAGTGATGGGCTTTTCCCGCCTGGAAGATGTAGACTGGAGAAGAGGAACTGCTGATCAAAACCGAGAAGTTTATTTTGCAGTGACTGGTCGTGATAAACCCGGTTTGATCGGTAAAGGAACCCGTTCCGGACGTATCTATAAGGTTGAGTTGAACGATAATGATCCTTCTGCTGCCGGTAAAATAACCTGTGTATTAGACGGAGATAAAATAGGTGGAAAAGCCATTGAATTTCACAGTCCTGACAATATCCTGGTTACTGAAAACTATGCGTATATCCAAGAAGACCCTAATGGTATCCAAGACTTTAAGCCAGAAGCAGCGCACTACTCCCGACTGTATCAATACAACTTAAATACCAGGGCTTTAAAAACTGTGTTAGAATGTGATCAAATTGCAGCTGCGGCAGCAGGTTACGGAACAGAAGACCGTATTTGGGAAATTACCGGGATGATCGATATCTCTGAAGAAACCGGAGTGGATAAATCTTTCTTATTAATGACGCAAAATCACGGTTGGGAACGCGAAGACGAAGTACCCTTTACGGATCCAAACGCTAATCCGAACCTTGCCGATAGTCGCGCAGAAGGAAGTATGATGTTTGTAATACAAGGTTTAGACCGATAG
- a CDS encoding dihydroorotase yields MKVHLKKATVIDTSSPHHGKTTDLLIENGVFTEIATDITVASDIPSIELPNLHISQGWFDSSVSFGEPGYEERETLENGLQVAAQSGFTHIALQPDTLPVTDHSGAVAYLKNYCADKAVTILPIGAMTMKLKGDDLAELYDMHQAGAVTFGDYNSPVTNPNLLKLALLYTQNFGGLVQSFPSDPAIAGKGVMNEGYQSTHLGLKGIPALAEELQIKRDLSILKYTGGKLHIPTISTKKSVALIKEAKEAGLAVTCSVAVHHLFLTDEKLKSYDTRYKVLPPLRTKEDLEALQQALQDGVIDMITSDHRPMDIEVKKTEFEYASYGTIGLESAFSVLNNHFSLENTIRYLTSGKGIFTVPVHTIKVGNKADLSLFNPDGNFIFDTQHIASTSKNSAFLGYPGKGNVYGIIHNQKINLNQ; encoded by the coding sequence ATGAAAGTACATCTGAAAAAAGCGACGGTTATTGATACTTCATCTCCGCATCATGGTAAAACAACGGATCTTCTTATTGAAAATGGCGTTTTTACAGAAATTGCAACTGATATTACCGTAGCTTCGGATATACCGAGTATAGAACTACCTAATTTGCATATTTCGCAGGGATGGTTTGATAGTAGTGTAAGCTTCGGGGAACCCGGGTATGAAGAACGTGAGACTCTAGAGAATGGTTTGCAGGTCGCTGCGCAAAGCGGATTTACGCATATTGCTTTACAACCGGATACCTTACCGGTTACAGATCATAGCGGAGCAGTTGCTTATTTAAAAAATTACTGTGCGGATAAAGCCGTGACTATATTACCTATAGGTGCCATGACGATGAAGTTAAAAGGGGATGACCTGGCAGAACTATACGATATGCATCAAGCGGGGGCAGTAACATTTGGTGATTACAATAGTCCGGTAACCAACCCAAACCTTTTAAAACTAGCTTTATTATACACCCAGAATTTTGGTGGATTGGTACAATCATTTCCGTCAGATCCAGCTATTGCGGGTAAAGGAGTCATGAACGAGGGATATCAAAGTACCCACCTGGGATTAAAAGGAATACCAGCACTTGCTGAAGAATTACAAATTAAAAGAGACCTTTCTATTTTAAAATATACGGGAGGGAAACTGCATATCCCAACCATATCCACTAAAAAAAGTGTAGCATTAATTAAAGAAGCTAAAGAAGCTGGTTTAGCTGTTACTTGTAGTGTGGCCGTTCACCACCTGTTCCTTACGGATGAAAAGCTAAAAAGTTATGACACCCGCTACAAGGTTTTACCTCCCTTGCGTACAAAAGAAGATTTGGAGGCACTGCAACAAGCTTTGCAAGATGGAGTAATTGACATGATCACCAGCGACCACCGACCTATGGATATCGAAGTAAAGAAAACCGAGTTTGAATATGCCTCTTACGGTACGATTGGGCTGGAATCTGCCTTTAGTGTACTAAATAATCATTTTAGTTTAGAAAACACCATTCGTTATTTAACTTCGGGAAAAGGGATATTTACAGTTCCGGTTCATACTATTAAAGTTGGTAATAAAGCTGATCTAAGTCTATTTAATCCAGATGGAAATTTTATTTTTGATACGCAACATATTGCTTCTACTTCTAAAAATAGTGCTTTTCTAGGGTATCCGGGAAAGGGTAACGTCTATGGTATAATTCATAATCAAAAAATTAATCTTAATCAATGA
- a CDS encoding vWA domain-containing protein, producing MQFKHPELLYGLFAVLIPIIIHLFQLRKFKKVEFTNVRLLQQVKLQTRKSSQIKKWLTLLARMLAIASIIFAFAQPYFSAVHNPDVKKEMVIYLDNSFSMQAKGSKGSLLQQATQDLLNYLPEDQKFTLFTNNNLYKEVTLTDIKKDLLNTQYTPEQLPYNVVLQKAKNSISKEKNTVKQTIIISDFQKNSDFTKQDTLSNSQLSMVQLQPQVKANKSIDSMYLSHNKQRELFLNVVVSATGKVPETTPVAVYNELQLIGKTTLTFNTQRKSIAQFKIEENQQIKGKVEIEDNYLRFDNSFYFTINPTDKIKVVAISNDDSAFLQKIFTEDEFLFTNQSLENFNYNLLSDTNFLICNSLEEIPVSLSNAIVNFIAQGGHFCFIPSSQGNMSSYNALLSNLTPTPFLQKVDDIQKITAINFEHPLYQGVFNKEVSNFQYPQVTSYFQTPATNGILYYNGKQPFLFESKKAYIFTASLSSDNSNFQNSPLIVPTFYNMAKQSLQIGAIYYTIGQKNSYDLPVASQGEETIRLRTEDEEIIPLQQSFSNKIKITTQENPEKAGIYSATLRDQTLQYLAYNYNAKESYLNYYKPEDLQNQTYFTEISTLFDKLKQDFEVKDLWKWFVIFALLFLFLEIVLLKFLP from the coding sequence ATGCAATTCAAACATCCTGAATTATTATACGGTCTCTTTGCCGTACTTATACCGATTATAATTCATTTGTTTCAACTCAGAAAATTTAAAAAAGTTGAATTTACTAACGTTCGCTTACTCCAACAGGTAAAATTACAAACCCGTAAAAGTTCGCAAATAAAAAAATGGCTGACCTTACTGGCCAGAATGTTAGCTATAGCTTCTATTATTTTTGCTTTTGCACAACCCTATTTTTCAGCAGTTCATAATCCGGATGTAAAAAAAGAAATGGTGATCTATCTGGATAATTCTTTTAGCATGCAGGCAAAAGGCAGTAAGGGTTCTTTACTGCAACAAGCTACCCAGGATTTATTAAATTACTTACCAGAAGATCAAAAATTTACACTTTTTACTAACAACAATCTTTATAAAGAAGTTACTTTAACAGATATTAAAAAAGATCTATTAAATACGCAGTATACCCCGGAACAGTTACCGTATAACGTGGTTTTACAAAAAGCAAAAAACAGTATTTCAAAAGAAAAGAATACAGTTAAACAAACGATAATCATTTCGGATTTTCAAAAAAATTCTGATTTTACAAAGCAGGATACCCTGTCAAATTCTCAGCTATCCATGGTTCAGTTACAACCACAGGTTAAGGCAAATAAGAGTATTGACAGTATGTATCTCTCTCATAATAAGCAACGGGAACTATTTCTAAATGTGGTAGTTTCTGCAACTGGTAAGGTACCTGAAACCACCCCGGTTGCAGTGTATAATGAGCTTCAATTAATTGGAAAAACAACGCTTACCTTTAATACGCAGCGCAAAAGTATCGCTCAATTTAAAATTGAAGAAAATCAGCAAATAAAAGGAAAAGTAGAAATCGAGGATAATTACCTTAGGTTTGATAATTCTTTTTACTTTACTATTAATCCCACTGATAAAATTAAGGTGGTTGCTATTTCTAATGATGACAGTGCTTTTTTACAAAAGATTTTTACGGAAGATGAATTTTTATTTACTAATCAAAGCTTAGAAAACTTTAATTATAATTTATTAAGCGACACCAATTTTTTAATTTGTAATTCGCTGGAAGAAATCCCGGTTTCTTTAAGTAATGCAATAGTAAATTTTATTGCGCAAGGGGGTCATTTTTGTTTTATACCTTCTTCCCAGGGTAATATGTCTAGTTATAACGCGCTTTTATCCAACCTTACCCCTACTCCATTTTTACAAAAGGTGGATGACATTCAGAAAATAACCGCTATTAACTTTGAGCATCCCTTGTACCAAGGCGTTTTTAATAAAGAAGTCTCCAACTTTCAATATCCCCAGGTTACGTCATATTTTCAAACCCCTGCTACCAATGGTATTTTGTATTACAACGGAAAACAACCTTTTCTTTTTGAAAGTAAGAAAGCTTATATTTTTACCGCCTCGTTATCTTCTGACAATTCTAATTTTCAGAATTCACCCTTGATTGTTCCTACTTTTTATAATATGGCTAAGCAAAGTTTACAAATAGGGGCTATTTACTATACCATCGGACAAAAAAACAGTTATGACCTTCCGGTGGCAAGCCAAGGAGAAGAAACTATTAGATTGCGAACTGAAGATGAAGAAATAATTCCTTTACAACAATCTTTTTCTAATAAAATTAAAATTACCACTCAGGAAAATCCTGAGAAAGCCGGTATCTATTCTGCAACGCTAAGAGATCAAACCTTGCAATACCTGGCTTATAATTATAATGCAAAAGAGAGTTACCTGAATTATTATAAACCGGAAGACCTACAAAACCAAACCTATTTTACGGAAATCAGTACGTTATTTGATAAATTAAAACAAGATTTTGAAGTAAAGGATCTTTGGAAATGGTTTGTTATTTTTGCACTGCTATTTTTATTCCTGGAGATAGTATTATTAAAATTTTTGCCATGA
- a CDS encoding TIGR02757 family protein: protein MTFKETKEFLDEKAIFYEQPKFIESDPVQIPHLFSKKEDQEISGFLTATIAWGNRKSILNNAHRLMNLLEMAPYDFIMNHSQKDLTTLAPFVHRTFNSTDLLTFIANLHHIYSTYPDLESVFLPYRNDINLHQAIHQFKKEFFTPPHLKRTEKHVSDPLKNSAAKRIYMFLRWMVRQPDKGVDLGIWKKIPASILSCPLDVHSGNTARKLNILHRKQNDLKAVNELDKVLRKMDKNDPVKYDFSLFGLGVFEKF from the coding sequence ATGACATTTAAGGAGACCAAAGAATTTTTAGATGAGAAAGCAATCTTCTACGAACAACCTAAATTTATAGAATCCGACCCGGTTCAGATTCCGCATTTGTTTTCAAAAAAAGAAGATCAAGAAATTTCGGGGTTTTTAACAGCTACGATTGCCTGGGGCAATCGAAAAAGTATTTTGAATAACGCACATCGATTGATGAACCTGTTAGAAATGGCTCCATATGATTTTATTATGAACCATTCTCAAAAAGACCTAACTACGCTTGCCCCTTTTGTACATAGAACCTTTAACAGTACCGATTTACTTACGTTTATTGCCAACTTACATCATATATATAGTACCTACCCGGATTTAGAATCCGTATTTTTACCTTACCGGAATGACATCAACCTACATCAGGCTATACATCAATTTAAAAAAGAATTTTTTACGCCACCTCATTTAAAACGAACCGAAAAGCATGTAAGCGATCCGTTAAAAAATTCAGCTGCTAAGCGAATTTACATGTTTTTACGCTGGATGGTCAGACAACCGGATAAAGGAGTAGACCTGGGTATTTGGAAAAAAATTCCTGCTTCCATCCTATCCTGTCCGCTAGATGTTCATTCCGGAAACACGGCTCGTAAACTTAACATTTTGCATCGAAAACAAAATGATCTAAAGGCCGTAAACGAACTAGACAAAGTATTACGGAAAATGGACAAAAATGATCCGGTTAAATATGATTTTTCCTTATTCGGTCTAGGCGTTTTTGAAAAATTTTGA